The DNA segment aaaacatttctagAGCACTGGGTTCCTAGTTTGGAGGTGACTCTCCTGGAGACCTCAATAATTGGTGGTgcttaaaataatgttttaaaatctgtgtgTTTGCCTTTTTTCTATGCAGAACAGTTCAAGGAGACAGGCTTGCAAATCCCTGGCAGACCTCTCTGGGCAGAGATCAATGTGCCTGGGCTTGCATTTATCAGGCAGTGCAGGTGTGTGGGACACAGTGGTGGCCTGAAATACTCCTGGGGACAGATTTTTAATCACCTCATGAACTGGGTCATAAAGCAGAGGTGCTGTGCAGAGGGCAGGACAGTTGTCTGTGCACTGGGACTGATGAAGAGGAAACGTGAGTGCAGTGTCTCCCCTGCTCCCAAATAATTGCTGTTGGACCTGCAGGGAAGGGAGTTGACTCTGAGAAAGTAGCCTTTCAAGTCAAACATGAATGTGCAAATTGAACAGCTGGACCTTTTCCTCCTCGTCCTGTCTCCTGTTCTTTTTGCAAAGGGAGAGTTTGGGAATATGACTGCAAGTGTTAATTGATTTTCTGTTGATGTTACAGGACTGcttaaaggaaaaggaattaCAGCTGACACATAGGGATTCTGGCATTGCTCAGAGAAAAGTGGATTTTTCTACTGCTCCTCTAACAGGGGTCACTTATTTATGTTATATAAACCTGAGGATTATTAGTTCTTGTCTGCATGGAGGAGCTTTTCTCACCTCCTTTAATTTGGGACTTTGCATCTCCCACATACCAGATCTTCCTTCCTACCAGACACACCATGGATTGCAGCAGATCAGATGACTGGAAATAAttcctgatgttcagagggAGGCAGCCTCTGTGTCTGCAGGAGCAGGCACACTTCAAACTAGGGCACAGGGAGAGTTTTAAACATGTATTTGGGGAGAGCACAAGAAATCTTTCCCTGTGCTTTTAAAAGACAGAGGTGGCTGACTCTCTGTTTGTGGGAGCATTACTGCAGCCACTTATTTGATACCTGAACTAGCAGATTATAGGATCATCAAGGTTGcaaaagacctctaagatcatcaggCCCAACCTTGGATGCTTTGAGATGCTCTTGCAGGATATTTTTCCAAGCCTCAGCGTGCCTCACACATGGAGTGAATCCAGGCAGTTGCAGCACTTCAGCCCATGAGCACAATTCCCATTTTGTGAGTGGAAAGGGAGATAGCCAGTGTTCCCTGTGGGAACAAGGAGCCTGCACTGTTGGAATCCAAGTACTGTGAGAGCACATCCATGAGAGAATCCCAAATAACCCACACtaacagcagcagaggtgccAGGAATGGTGAATGAAGATGCTATCTGCACTTGATTTTGGCTGCAAGCAGGGCAGGGCTTTTTTTGGCCAGCACGATGCAAACGTGTGCAGTCAGGCTATTTCTGTCAGGATGATTACCTCATGAGTTTAATTAAACTGGGAAACCTTGACTTTTGTGCTCCAAATCCAGAAATAGCTGGGTAAAAGATAGGGAAGGAATAATCCCAGTTGCAGTCTCTTTGGAGATCTTCAGAGGAGGTTAAAAAGTTTGTACCACTGAGCAGCTGGAAGAAGTTAATAGTTTAGCAAGCTTTTCTGTTTTAGCCTGCCATAGATCTTGTTTtccataaatattaataaagctTTTCCTACAAGCACTCCCCAGCTCCTTTTCCAAGGGATAacatctgctgctgttcccaCAGACACAGAGGGGCTGCTGAGGATTAAAGAGGAGAACCAGAAGCATTATCGCAGGGCTCAGAGGCAccaggagaagaaggagaagatcCAGAGGCACAACAGGAAGCTGGGAGACCTGGTGGAGAAAAAAACCTACGACCTGAAAACGCAGTACGAGCACCTGGCGAAGCTCCGGCGCGCGCACATCCTGGAGCTGACTTCGGTCATCTTCCCCATGGAAGAGGTGAAGACAAGCATGAGGTATGGCAGCCTTGTCCTTTTGAGATCATTTTGCTTGGCTTTAGGCACTCAGAAGGAAGTTGTGTCACTCTAAGGTAGGTGGTCTGGTTCCCTTAGGGtctgtggggaggaggagggggagttGTGTTCTCACCCATAGATAGATGTCCAGGATCTGGAGGCGCTTGCATCTCCCCACTGAGAGATCTGAGCAGCATGTCCAGTGTTTAACTTCCTTAAAATATGGattcctcatccctggaagtactTAGAGCCAGACTggatagggcttggagcagcctggtctagtgaaacCCCTATGGCAGGGGTAGAATGAGGTGGTCTGTAAagccctttccaacccaaacctttctagGATTTTGCAAAAACAGATAATTCAAAATCCCAGAGAAAATGAAGGTAGTTTTGGGACTGAGGAATCTTGCAAAAGTGGTCtgtaaggtcctttccaacccaaattcctgaattccATAAAAATAGCCAACTAAAAACCCCAGAACAAATGAAAGCAGTTTGGGGACTGAGAACTTTTGCAGGAGCGTTCCTACAAGCGCCTTGCCCTGAGTGAAACCTGGCTCAATGCCTGCCAAGTGCGTGTTTGATTCTGTTCCCAACCACTTCTTTCCACCCCCTTCTGGGTCCTGCAGGGACCCTGCAGACGTGTCCTCAGAGAGTGACAATGCCATGACCTCCAGCACTGTGAGCAAGCTGGCAGAGGCACGCAGGACCACCTACCTGTCCGGGAGGTGGGTGTGTGACGACCACAACGGCGACACCAGCATCAGCATCACGGGGCCCTGGATCATCCTCCCCAACAACGGGGACTACTCTGCTTACTACAACTGGGTGGAGGAGAAGAAGACTACACAGGGACCTGGTAAGGGGCAAGGCATGGTTTTAGGCAGCTGGGACACTTTGGGTGCAGAAGGCACTGAGTAGTAGATTGGTCCATTTGTTCTCTGAGCCAGAAATAAATGCCAGAATAGAGATTTTAGGAGAAGATTCCCTGCTCAGTTGGAACTaggtggtctttaaggtcccttccaacccaaagccttctgtgattttcttttttctgaaatcTTCTTTTTCATGAAATGCTCACTGGGATGCACAGCACAGTGAAATAGAGAAAGTTAATTATTCACAGTTTTGACACAGTTCACATTGTCATCATCTTAACAGGAATTCCAAGAATTACTATTTTCTTCCAACTTCTGACAGATTTCCCTGGAAATGATTGCTGGATTCAGGGTGTTCTCCATACTTAGAAATGACATATTCCAGAGTAGACTTCAGGAACATATTAACACACCCACCGAGACTTCATTTAAAACAAGGATTTcatgttgtttttatttctttcagataTGGAACATAATAACCCTGCCCATACCATCAGTGCAGCTTTGTGCTATGCAACTCAGCTCGTTAACACTTTGTCTCTCATACTTGATGTAAATCTTCCCAAGAAGCTCTGCAACAGGCAAGTAAAAACACAGCAGGGGAATCAGTGACCTTAGATCAGGTTAGTTTGAGGAATAAAGTCATGGATTGGAACAGCTTTTGATAACACAGGTGGCTCGTGGATTTCTATGCTGTTTGAGGGGAGGGCTAGCAGGATTTTAGACCACAGTTAACAGTCCCTCCCTCCTTTTTTACTTCCTGAGAGGGAGACCAGCCATCACAGTTGAAAATAACAGCTCTAAATGACATATTCAGCATCCTCAAATGGGAGATGAAATATGGCAGTGCACAAATGGCACTTTTCATTTTACTGGACCCCACTGTGCTTCAGAAAATCCCAGCCTAATCCAGCAGCCCTtgaacagctctgctgcctcctgtaCTGTAGGATGAGTCCTATAATATGGATTGGCAGCAGTGTCATTCCCAGTGGGATAAAAACCCATGGGCAGCACATCTAGGAGTAAACCCCATATGGGATGAAGAGCACTGTTAGAATTTTGGTCTGtgtggagcagctgggatcTGCACAGAAGGAGATGCAGACCTGGTCAGACTCCCAGGGATCCCAGATGTGCTGCTGAGATTCTTTTAAGTGTTTTAAAAGAATGGTTGTCAAAGTGAGGGCACAAAAGCTGTGTAGggtttcagcttttttttcccaccccaTGGCTGGGGagttggaaccagatgatcttgaaagtcccttccagcccaaaccattctgtgattctctgattttgtttttgtgttcagccctcacagaaggaaaaggttGAGAACAGGAAATGATGCAAGGTTTTGAAGGAGATCTGAAACAGTTTGGTTCTGGTGGATCTGAGTTCCCTACAGTTCACACCACCTGTCCTGTGGAAACTGGTGAGGCCAGGGCAAGCAGAGCTTGTTGTTAAAATGCTCACAGCCCTGCTAGGTCTAATATTAATCTCAGCACTATAGAACTGGCTGTAGACTTTGAACAAGTGCTCCCTGTGAGGATATTTACTCCAGGATTTGTTAGGAAGCCAGGGCATGGAATGCTGATGCCTCCAGGAAGTGTATTTTCACAGCATTttgcttttgtgtctttttgtgtgtgtggtgtttTAACAGTGAATTCTGTGGAGAGAATCTCAGCAGACACAGGTTCACACGGGCAGTGAAGAAGCTGAATGCTAATATCCTTCACCTCTGCTTCTCTCAGGTATGGGGGATGcacatttcatattttatatagctttttaaatatcagctgtgcctgctggtTTCTTTCAGGACCTgatcatgttttttttttttttcccttcccatgtCAGCATGTAAATTTAGATCTGTTGCACCCCCTGCATACCCTCAGGAACCTCATGTACCTGGTCAGCCCAGACACCGAGAACTTGGGCAggtaagaaaagcaaaatattaactCTCCTGTGGCTGAATCCCTTTGCCTTGTTACTTGTGAGGGAAATTCTCTTTTGCTGTCCTATAGACCAGCCCTCAGCACAAAAATCAGGGTAGTTCCAGGAGGAGTAAAGACTGGACAGAAAAAAGGGGCTCCTGAGTAGGGAATTAAATTTCACAGCCATGTGTTTGCTGTGCTTCTGCCTCTGTCAGGCTCAGCTGGAGGTTTGCAGCTGATGATGGACTCATTTCCCCTACACTGAGGAGCAGGAACTCCTTCCctccagggaacagcagcacaaATGCCAGGCAGCTTTGCCATGCTCCAAGTGTGACCCTGCCCACGCCTTGCCAACATGCAAATACCTGAGAGCATCCAGTAACACAAACCCTGAAAAGAATCCCAGGCAAACCTTTCTCAAAATAATTCTAGTCAATGAACTGCCTAGACCAAAGCTGACCCTTTAAATAATACTAATTTATATGTAAATTAAGATTACAGACAACTGTTCTCTTAGCTTAGAACACGATGAAAAGAACATCGGTTCTGGCATGCACGCACAgagtttaataatttatttcttttttttttaaagttaaatatAAGAAAGCAAACAACACTGATTTCCCCATTGGGATAACCCAGACACAAGTCACTTCTGCCCAAAGCAGTCTGCAAATATTTGTTTGATGTGCCTGGTGTTTTGTTCCCCCCTTAAACACAGTGATGTTCTGAAATctccttttctgctttgttcTCTTGTACGGATCTGGTTTTATTCAAAATCCTGCAGTGCCACTAAGAGGAGCTGCCTGTTCCCACTTCCTTGTGTTCTCTGGATATATCCCTACTGATTCAGCCCACAGACACGGGGAGCTACATCTTTGTAGAAGATTTTGGACAAAAATCAGTGCTTGCTGCTGTTTGCCTGAAATAGAGTGCTGGAAATAGAGGATGGAGAGCTGTGTCCTCAAAGGAAAGCAGCTGCTCTGAAGGGTGCAGGGTGTCACAGAGCTCCCCATGCATCAGCTGGGTCCAGAGAGTAAAAGAAAGGGTTACAGGAGAGTTGGATAAAATACCCACCAGGCTGCTGAATGGCTTTACAGACACCACTGGGAGCAGAGAGTCTCAGCAGGTTGAAATGAGGCACATGCACTTAGCAGACATTAATTACCCACAGGAATGAAGGTGGGGATTCTGTTTCCTTCTGTCATCCTCTCAAGGCTGGATGAGTTTCTGGGGTGGATGCTGTCATCAGGCAGGGGTTGCTGGGCTCAGGACAGGGAGAAGGGTGGGACGCAGTGGCCTTTGTTGGAGAGGAGGTCACTTGAGATGATCTAATGGTCCTTTCTGGCCTCAACCCTGATGACTCCTTCTTGTGTTGCCTTGTTAAGCAAAAGGCTTTGCCAGGAGGCAGCGCTCCCATTGCTTTCCAGATTATGAAAGAGGAGTGTTTGCCTTTAATTTCTCAGCTGGCTGCAAAGTCTGCAACAACCAgctctctttgttttcctttagaTATTTGAGCCTGTGGTTGCCTGACAATCTCCTTTATATGCTGCTGTTTTCATATGCTTATAATTTTACCAAGCTTTAATTATCTGGATTAATACTTCCTATGACAAATCACTGCTTAAGGCTCCTTCTCCCACTAAGGCTGGATAAACTCTTGCCTGTGTTAAATGGTTACTGTGTTTAATGGTGGGACTCGGTGATCTTGGGAGTCTTTTCCAAgctaaatgattccatgattccatcaAATTCCTGCTCATGTTCACGGGGCAGTTTTGTGGCTTGGAGTGAACTCTGTCAGGGACTCTGCCTGCTGTGGGGAATCTGCCTTTTCCCATGGAATAGAGGCAGCCCAAAGcagtgggatggggcaggatgCAATCGCCTCTCCCAccaggcagtggcagcaggaaaCTCTGAGTCTCAGCACAGGTGGGACCCCGCAGGACCCTGGAGATGCAGCccgtggccctgctgtggctgtccagctgagaggggccctcagcccagtctgtccctgcctgcaggaagggttcagagccaggctctgctccagggggCAGCAATGGCACCAGAGGAACCAGCAGGAACTGATGCCCACAGGTTCCACCTGAACGTGAGGAAGAACTTCCCTGTGAGTGACTGAGCCATGAAGAGACaccagagagggtgtggagtcaCCCTCACTGGGGATATTCCAGAGCCATCTGGACCcaatcctgtgccctgtgctctgggatgaccctgctgcagcagggacacgggACCAGAGCCACTGTGGTGACCTGAGCCGCTCTGTGATTCCGTGTGGTGGGTTTggagtgtccccagggtctGGCCAACCTCAGAGTGAGGAAGAGGTTGAAAAGGTGTTGCTCAGGGCAGAGTGGGAAGTCTGCACTGATGAGTTGTGCCAGACCTGACAGAGCTGAGCTCTCTTGGCTTGGCCAGGGCTGATGTTGGAAATTAAAGCTGCTCCACATCAAGCCAAGATTCCCACCAGTGGAGCCCTGAGTGATCACCAGCAGctttctctgctctgtgtgtgtttctCTATCCCTGCCAGAGCAGAATTGCTCTGCCACCGTCCTGCTCCGTGGTCTGGAACCCTGTCCCTTCCTGTGCCAAGTGTTTGTTTATGTCCAGGGGGGTGACACCAacttccctctgcagctgccagagaCAGGGCACTTCATCCCTGCAGcgccctggcagggcagggtgctGTGAGAGGACAGAGGGACTGATGGCACCGTGTCCTCACCCACAGGTCCGGCCCCTTCGAGATCAGCGCCGACCTGGAGGACTCCATGGAGTTCGTGGAGCCCAGCGCGGC comes from the Taeniopygia guttata chromosome 5, bTaeGut7.mat, whole genome shotgun sequence genome and includes:
- the ATG14 gene encoding beclin 1-associated autophagy-related key regulator isoform X1 — its product is MAAPSGRRPQPAGPGGGSGAGPGALRGAEEDAEGLYVAVERCPLCNTTRRRLTCAKCVQSGDFVFFDGRDSERFSDKKERLMHLKTKQREFQKHVLKAMEGKEITDQLRWKIMSCKMRIEQLKQTICKENDEMTRHTEGLLRIKEENQKHYRRAQRHQEKKEKIQRHNRKLGDLVEKKTYDLKTQYEHLAKLRRAHILELTSVIFPMEEVKTSMRDPADVSSESDNAMTSSTVSKLAEARRTTYLSGRWVCDDHNGDTSISITGPWIILPNNGDYSAYYNWVEEKKTTQGPDMEHNNPAHTISAALCYATQLVNTLSLILDVNLPKKLCNSEFCGENLSRHRFTRAVKKLNANILHLCFSQHVNLDLLHPLHTLRNLMYLVSPDTENLGRSGPFEISADLEDSMEFVEPSAAGETDESGDEHVSDEETDLGTDWENLPSPRFCDIPSQQVEMLQSQSSQVSQPIASSSAGGMISSAAASVTSWLKAYTGHR
- the ATG14 gene encoding beclin 1-associated autophagy-related key regulator isoform X2; the protein is MAAPSGRRPQPAGPGGGSGAGPGALRGAEEDAEGLYVAVERCPLCNTTRRRLTCAKCVQSGDFVFFDGRDSERFSDKKERLMHLKTKQREFQKHVLKAMEGKEITDQLRWKIMSCKMRIEQLKQTICKENDEMTRHTEGLLRIKEENQKHYRRAQRHQEKKEKIQRHNRKLGDLVEKKTYDLKTQYEHLAKLRRAHILELTSVIFPMEEVKTSMRDPADVSSESDNAMTSSTVSKLAEARRTTYLSGRWVCDDHNGDTSISITGPWIILPNNGDYSAYYNWVEEKKTTQGPDMEHNNPAHTISAALCYATQLVNTLSLILDVNLPKKLCNSEFCGENLSRHRFTRAVKKLNANILHLCFSQHVNLDLLHPLHTLRNLMYLVSPDTENLGRSGPFEISADLEDSMEFVEPSAAGETDESGDEHQVEMLQSQSSQVSQPIASSSAGGMISSAAASVTSWLKAYTGHR